In Zingiber officinale cultivar Zhangliang unplaced genomic scaffold, Zo_v1.1 ctg233, whole genome shotgun sequence, a single genomic region encodes these proteins:
- the LOC122037102 gene encoding serine/arginine-rich splicing factor SR34B-like isoform X2: MGRTIGVLLGPNHQHVLVTLSPSLGRRLLQVTQTVSEFRLVLLDDYGGSDPGRSSSWTIFTVATMSSRLSRTLYVGNLPIDIRESEVEDLFRKYGHIVEIQLKNPPRPPGYCFVEFESSRDAEDAVRGRDGYEFDGQRLRVEVAHGGRGQSFPVGRGSRRGGGENKFGASHRSEYRVIVRGLPSSASWQDLKDHMRKAGDVCFAQIYRDGDGVMGLVDYTNSEDMKYAIRKLDDTEFKNPFSRSYIRVKSYERSMSRSRSPSRSRSRSRGPRRSRSKSYERAKSRSPSKPESPRPRSQSPARASRSRSRSRSS, from the exons ATGGGTCGGACTATAGGCGTGTTGCTAGGCCCCAATCATCAGCACGTGCTTGTCACGCTCTCTCCATCCCTAGGTCGACGCCTGCTACAAGTTACGCAAACCGTATCGGAATTTCGTTTGGTTTTGCTCGACGATTACGGCGGGAGCGATCCGGGACGGAGCTCGTCGT GGACTATATTTACAGTGGCAACCATGAGTTCTCGACTAAGTCGTACACTTTATGTGGGCAACCTCCCTATAGATATACGGGAATCAGAAGTTGAAGATTTATTTCGCAAG TATGGCCACATAGTGGAAATTCAATTGAAGAATCCACCAAGACCCCCTGGTTATTGTTTTGTTGAG TTTGAAAGTTCGCGGGATGCAGAAGATGCAGTCAGGGGCCGTGATGGCTATGAGTTTGATGGACAACGTCTTAGG GTTGAGGTAGCCCATGGTGGTCGAGGGCAATCGTTTCCAGTTGGACGAGGTAGTCGGCGTGGTGGGGGAGAAAACAAATTTGGAGCGTCACATCGTTCAGAATATCGAG TGATTGTTCGGGGGCTTCCTTCTTCAGCTTCATGGCAGGATCTAAAG GATCACATGAGGAAGGCTGGAGATGTATGTTTTGCACAGATTTACCGTGATGGTGATG GTGTTATGGGGTTGGTGGATTATACAAATTCTGAAGACATGAAATATGCC ATTCGTAAGCTTGATGACACTGAATTTAAAAATCCCTTTTCGAGGTCCTACATCCGG GTGAAAAGCTATGAGAGAAGTATGTCAAGGAGCCGAAGTCCAAGCAGAAGCCGTAGTAGAAGCAGAGGCCCTAGAAGGAGTCGGAG CAAATCATATGAAAGGGCTAAATCAAGATCACCATCCAAACCTGAATCTCCACGACCCAGATCTCAGTCTCCAGCCAGAGCGTCCAG ATCAAGATCTAGGTCGAGATCCAGTTGA
- the LOC122037116 gene encoding granule-bound starch synthase 1b, chloroplastic/amyloplastic-like, translating to MATVTASHFIAKTPCSSYNRAGVSEALAFRIRTIPYLSNHASSFGELRSWNRMDSRLMQCAKATPSPARKGIRHVGLRHFVVCASGMNLVFVGAEVAPWSKTGGLGDVLGGLPPAMAANGHRVMTVAPRYDQYKDAWDTSVTVELKVGDRIETVRFFHCYKRGVDRVFVDHPFFLEKVLGKTGGKIYGPDTGTDYEDNQLRFSLLCLAALEAPRVLNINNSKYFSGPYGEDVVFIANDWHTAPLPCYLKALYQAYGVYKTAKVAFCIHNIAYQGRFALADFSRLNLPETFESSFNFIDGYSKPVKGRKINWMKAGIIESTRVLTVSPYYAQELVSGIEKGVELDNELRMKTIYGIVNGMDINEWNPLTDKYVSINYDAETVMDAKPLNKEALQAKVGLPVNKNMPVIAFIGRLEEQKGSDILAEAIPEFISEDVQVIVLGTGKKKLERQLALLEDKFPDKFRAHLKFNVPLAHGIMAGADMLIVPSRFEPCGLIQLQSMRYGIPPICTTTGGLVDTVKDGITGFHMGPFSVECDAVDKSDVEKIVKTVKKALKVYGTPAFAEMIQNCMAQDLSWKGPAKEWEKFLLSLGVEGSEAGIDGEEIAPLAKENVATP from the exons ATGGCTACTGTGACTGCATCACACTTCATTGCTAAAACCCCATGTTCCAGCTACAATAGAGCTGGTGTTTCTGAGGCTCTGGCCTTCCGAATCAGAACGATCCCCTATCTGAGTAATCATGCCAGTAGTTTTGGAGAACTGAGATCTTGGAACCGGATGGATTCACGTTTGATGCAATGCGCAAAGGCAACCCCTAGTCCAGCAAGGAAGGGGATCCGACATGTTGGTTTAAGACACTTTGTTGTCTGTGCAAGTGGAATGAACTTGGTCTTTGTTGGTGCTGAGGTGGCTCCATGGAGCAAAACCGGAGGGCTCGGAGATGTTCTTGGAGGACTGCCGCCAGCCATGGCT GCAAACGGACACAGGGTGATGACTGTGGCTCCGCGATATGACCAATACAAAGATGCATGGGATACGAGTGTCACAGTTGAG TTGAAAGTTGGTGATAGAATTGAAACTGTTCGCTTCTTCCACTGCTACAAAAGAGGAGTTGATCGGGTGTTTGTGGATCACCCTTTCTTCCTTGAGAAG GTTTTGGGAAAAACTGGAGGAAAGATATACGGTCCTGACACAGGAACTGATTATGAAGATAACCAGCTAAGATTCAGCCTTTTGTGTCTA GCAGCTCTGGAAGCTCCAAGAGTACTGAATATCAACAACAGCAAATATTTTTCTGGACCATATG GGGAGGATGTTGTATTCATTGCTAATGATTGGCACACTGCTCCGTTGCCTTGCTACTTAAAAGCCTTGTATCAAGCCTATGGAGTCTACAAGACTGCTAAA GTTGCTTTCTGCATTCATAATATTGCATATCAGGGTCGGTTTGCCTTGGCAGATTTTTCACGTCTCAATCTCCCTGAAACATTTGAATCTTCTTTTAATTTCATCGACGG CTATAGCAAACCAGTGAAAGGGAGGAAAATTAACTGGATGAAGGCTGGAATTATAGAATCAACTCGAGTGTTGACTGTGAGCCCATACTATGCCCAGGAGCTTGTTTCAGGGATCGAAAAGGGAGTCGAGTTGGACAATGAACTGCGCATGAAAACCATCTATGGGATTGTAAATGGAATGGACATCAATGAGTGGAATCCGTTGACAGACAAATACGTATCAATAAACTACGACGCAGAGACG GTAATGGATGCAAAACCTCTCAACAAGGAGGCTTTGCAAGCCAAGGTTGGTCTACCTGTCAACAAAAACATGCCTGTGATAGCCTTCATTGGAAGACTAGAAGAACAGAAGGGTTCAGACATTTTAGCGGAAGCAATTCCAGAGTTTATTAGTGAGGATGTTCAAGTTATAGTGCTC GGTACGGGTAAAAAGAAGTTAGAGCGTCAACTTGCATTGCTGGAGGACAAGTTTCCGGACAAATTCAGAGCACATCTGAAGTTCAATGTTCCTTTGGCTCATGGAATCATGGCAGGTGCTGATATGCTTATTGTTCCAAGTAGATTTGAGCCATGCGGTCTCATTCAGCTCCAGAGCATGAGATATGGAATT CCTCCCATATGTACCACCACTGGCGGACTCGTTGACACGGTAAAGGATGGCATCACTGGTTTCCATATGGGCCCCTTCAGTGTAGAG TGCGATGCCGTGGATAAATCAGACGTGGAAAAGATTGTAAAAACGgtgaagaaggccctcaaagtgtATGGGACACCAGCCTTTGCGGAGATGATACAGAACTGCATGGCTCAAGATCTCTCCTGGAAG GGCCCTGCGAAGGAATGGGAGAAGTTCTTGCTGAGCCTTGGTGTTGAAGGTAGTGAAGCTGGAATAGATGGGGAGGAAATAGCTCCTCTTGCCAAGGAAAACGTAGCTACTCCATGA
- the LOC122037102 gene encoding serine/arginine-rich splicing factor SR34A-like isoform X3 produces the protein MSSRLSRTLYVGNLPIDIRESEVEDLFRKYGHIVEIQLKNPPRPPGYCFVEFESSRDAEDAVRGRDGYEFDGQRLRVEVAHGGRGQSFPVGRGSRRGGGENKFGASHRSEYRVIVRGLPSSASWQDLKDHMRKAGDVCFAQIYRDGDGVMGLVDYTNSEDMKYAIRKLDDTEFKNPFSRSYIRVKSYERSMSRSRSPSRSRSRSRGPRRSRSKSYERAKSRSPSKPESPRPRSQSPARASRSRSRSRSS, from the exons ATGAGTTCTCGACTAAGTCGTACACTTTATGTGGGCAACCTCCCTATAGATATACGGGAATCAGAAGTTGAAGATTTATTTCGCAAG TATGGCCACATAGTGGAAATTCAATTGAAGAATCCACCAAGACCCCCTGGTTATTGTTTTGTTGAG TTTGAAAGTTCGCGGGATGCAGAAGATGCAGTCAGGGGCCGTGATGGCTATGAGTTTGATGGACAACGTCTTAGG GTTGAGGTAGCCCATGGTGGTCGAGGGCAATCGTTTCCAGTTGGACGAGGTAGTCGGCGTGGTGGGGGAGAAAACAAATTTGGAGCGTCACATCGTTCAGAATATCGAG TGATTGTTCGGGGGCTTCCTTCTTCAGCTTCATGGCAGGATCTAAAG GATCACATGAGGAAGGCTGGAGATGTATGTTTTGCACAGATTTACCGTGATGGTGATG GTGTTATGGGGTTGGTGGATTATACAAATTCTGAAGACATGAAATATGCC ATTCGTAAGCTTGATGACACTGAATTTAAAAATCCCTTTTCGAGGTCCTACATCCGG GTGAAAAGCTATGAGAGAAGTATGTCAAGGAGCCGAAGTCCAAGCAGAAGCCGTAGTAGAAGCAGAGGCCCTAGAAGGAGTCGGAG CAAATCATATGAAAGGGCTAAATCAAGATCACCATCCAAACCTGAATCTCCACGACCCAGATCTCAGTCTCCAGCCAGAGCGTCCAG ATCAAGATCTAGGTCGAGATCCAGTTGA
- the LOC122037120 gene encoding enoyl-[acyl-carrier-protein] reductase [NADH] 1, chloroplastic-like, giving the protein MEALVATGLQATAAKACVSSPRRLFTTRMAISGSTLKVTKQSSANSPSSLSPQPLCVRYSSPSKCQRFAIRAMSGESEKEIAYGLPIDLRGKRAFIAGVADDNGYGWAIAKALAAAGAEILVGTWVPALNIFETSLRRGKFDESRKLPNGSLMDIVKVYPLDAVYDTPDDVPEDVKTNKRYAGSSNWTVKEVAEAVTKDFGSIDILVHSLANGPEVTKPLLETSRRGYLAAISASSYSFVSLLQHFLPIMNPGGASISLTYIASERTIPGYGGGMSSAKAALESDTKVLAFEAGRKGQVRVNTISAGPLGSRAAKAIGFIEKMIDYSYVNAPLQKELLADEVGNAAAFLVSPLASAVTGSVVYVDNGLNTMGLATDSPTLQV; this is encoded by the exons ATGGAGGCATTAGTTGCTACTGGTTTGCAAGCTACGGCAGCAAAGGCTTGCGTCTCTTCTCCCAGGAGATTGTTCACCACTAGGATGGCAATTTCTGGGTCCACTCTAAAAGTAACCAAACAAAGTTCAGCAAACTCACCAAGTTCCTTGTCTCCCCAGCCTCTCTGTGTGAGATATTCTTCTCCTTCAAAGTGTCAAAGGTTTGCTATCAGGGCAATGTCTGGGGAAAGTGAGAAAGAGATTGCATATGGATTGCCTATTGATCTAAGAG GTAAAAGGGCATTTATTGCTGGAGTTGCTGATGATAATGGTTATGGCTGGGCAATCGCAAAGGCTCTTGCCGCTGCTGGGGCAGAAATACTTGTTGGTACATGGGTGCCT GCACTGAACATATTTGAGACAAGCTTAAGGCGTGGCAAATTTGATGAGTCACGGAA ATTGCCAAATGGCTCACTGATGGATATTGTCAAAGTATATCCTCTTGATGCTGTTTACGATACTCCTGATGATGTTCCTGAAGAT GTCAAGACAAACAAACGCTATGCTGGATCCTCAAATTGGACTGTTAAG GAAGTGGCAGAGGCTGTGACGAAAGATTTTGGAAGCATTGATATCCTCGTGCATTCTCTTGCCAATGGACCAGAG GTAACGAAACCACTCTTGGAGACATCTAGAAGAGGGTATCTTGCTGCAATTTCAGCTTCGAGTTACTCTTTTGTCTCCCTGCTTCAGCACTTTCTTCCAATAATGAATCCAG GCGGTGCTTCAATATCTTTGACATACATAGCTTCTGAAAGGACAATCCcagg ATACGGAGGTGGAATGAGCTCAGCAAAAGCTGCATTGGAGAGCGATACAAAA GTGCTGGCTTTTGAAGCCGGAAGAAAAGGTCAAGTTAGAGTCAATACAATATCTGCAG GCCCTCTGGGAAGTCGAGCTGCGAAAGCCATTGGATTCATCGAAAAGATGATTGATTATTCATATGTGAATGCCCCGTTACAGAAAGAATTGCTTGCAG ATGAAGTCGGCAATGCAGCAGCCTTCTTGGTGTCTCCACTTGCATCGGCTGTGACTGGGTCGGTTGTCTATGTCGATAATGGTCTGAATACCATGGGGCTGGCAACTGACAGCCCGACGCTGCAAGTATAA
- the LOC122037114 gene encoding 40S ribosomal protein S20-1-like, producing MATAYAAAKPTKIGLEEPREELNRIRITLSSKNVKNLEKVCADLVKGAKDKALTVKGPVRMPTKVLNITTRKSPCGEGTNTWDRFELRVHKRVIDLCSSPEVVKQITSITIEPGVEVEVTIAES from the exons ATGGCGACAGCGTACGCAGCAGCGAAGCCAACTAAGATAGGGCTGGAGGAGCCCCGTGAGGAGCTGAACCGGATCCGGATCACCCTCTCCTCCAAGAACGTCAAGaatctggagaaag TGTGTGCGGATCTGGTAAAGGGCGCCAAGGACAAGGCGCTGACTGTTAAGGGGCCCGTGAGGATGCCCACCAAGGTACTTAACATTACCACCCGGAAATCTCCGTGCGGTGAAG gaaccaatacatgGGATCGGTTTGAGCTCCGGGTACACAAGAGGGTAATTGATCTTTGCAGCTCTCCTGAAGTAGTGAAGCAGATCACCTCCATTACAATTGAGCCTGGTGTTGAGGTTGAAGTCACAATCGCAGAATCATAA
- the LOC122037102 gene encoding serine/arginine-rich splicing factor SR34B-like isoform X1: protein MGRTIGVLLGPNHQHVLVTLSPSLGRRLLQVTQTVSEFRLVLLDDYGGSDPGRSSSCSVPAFLLGTIFTVATMSSRLSRTLYVGNLPIDIRESEVEDLFRKYGHIVEIQLKNPPRPPGYCFVEFESSRDAEDAVRGRDGYEFDGQRLRVEVAHGGRGQSFPVGRGSRRGGGENKFGASHRSEYRVIVRGLPSSASWQDLKDHMRKAGDVCFAQIYRDGDGVMGLVDYTNSEDMKYAIRKLDDTEFKNPFSRSYIRVKSYERSMSRSRSPSRSRSRSRGPRRSRSKSYERAKSRSPSKPESPRPRSQSPARASRSRSRSRSS from the exons ATGGGTCGGACTATAGGCGTGTTGCTAGGCCCCAATCATCAGCACGTGCTTGTCACGCTCTCTCCATCCCTAGGTCGACGCCTGCTACAAGTTACGCAAACCGTATCGGAATTTCGTTTGGTTTTGCTCGACGATTACGGCGGGAGCGATCCGGGACGGAGCTCGTCGTGTAGTGTCCCTGCTTTCCTTCTCG GGACTATATTTACAGTGGCAACCATGAGTTCTCGACTAAGTCGTACACTTTATGTGGGCAACCTCCCTATAGATATACGGGAATCAGAAGTTGAAGATTTATTTCGCAAG TATGGCCACATAGTGGAAATTCAATTGAAGAATCCACCAAGACCCCCTGGTTATTGTTTTGTTGAG TTTGAAAGTTCGCGGGATGCAGAAGATGCAGTCAGGGGCCGTGATGGCTATGAGTTTGATGGACAACGTCTTAGG GTTGAGGTAGCCCATGGTGGTCGAGGGCAATCGTTTCCAGTTGGACGAGGTAGTCGGCGTGGTGGGGGAGAAAACAAATTTGGAGCGTCACATCGTTCAGAATATCGAG TGATTGTTCGGGGGCTTCCTTCTTCAGCTTCATGGCAGGATCTAAAG GATCACATGAGGAAGGCTGGAGATGTATGTTTTGCACAGATTTACCGTGATGGTGATG GTGTTATGGGGTTGGTGGATTATACAAATTCTGAAGACATGAAATATGCC ATTCGTAAGCTTGATGACACTGAATTTAAAAATCCCTTTTCGAGGTCCTACATCCGG GTGAAAAGCTATGAGAGAAGTATGTCAAGGAGCCGAAGTCCAAGCAGAAGCCGTAGTAGAAGCAGAGGCCCTAGAAGGAGTCGGAG CAAATCATATGAAAGGGCTAAATCAAGATCACCATCCAAACCTGAATCTCCACGACCCAGATCTCAGTCTCCAGCCAGAGCGTCCAG ATCAAGATCTAGGTCGAGATCCAGTTGA